A window from Topomyia yanbarensis strain Yona2022 unplaced genomic scaffold, ASM3024719v1 HiC_scaffold_4, whole genome shotgun sequence encodes these proteins:
- the LOC131695395 gene encoding uncharacterized protein LOC131695395: MYYLLLIISPLLVLDSNNFVDLATEVQLERFEQQVGFHLANFSGLRVRKFNRTTWILDGDTELFVDLSDEYQFSLTWAHSSLGNNQWNDYPMKISKSPMCAFLNGPYKEYQPYFIDNTNFPRIGEERVCPFPKGRYWVRNLAPAGVWIPEALAGGYWRFTGSVSDVNDEVLIKYLLFMRIKRELD, encoded by the coding sequence ATGTACTACCTTTTACTGATAATTTCGCCCCTGCTGGTACTGGACTCGAACAACTTTGTGGACTTGGCCACGGAGGTTCAGTTGGAACGGTTCGAGCAGCAGGTAGGCTTCCATTTGGCAAACTTTTCCGGACTTCGGGTACGCAAATTCAATCGGACCACCTGGATACTGGATGGAGACACCGAACTCTTTGTAGACCTCAGCGATGAATACCAATTCTCGCTTACCTGGGCACATAGTTCTCTTGGTAACAACCAGTGGAACGACTATCCGATGAAGATCTCCAAGAGCCCCATGTGCGCTTTTCTTAACGGACCGTACAAAGAATACCAGCCATACTTCATAGATAACACCAATTTTCCACGCATTGGGGAAGAGCGGGTATGTCCCTTTCCGAAGGGACGTTACTGGGTGCGTAATTTGGCTCCCGCCGGAGTCTGGATACCGGAGGCGTTAGCAGGTGGATATTGGAGATTTACTGGCTCGGTATCCGATGTCAATGATGAAGTTTTAATTAAGTATCTTCTGTTCATGAGGATTAAGAGAGAGCTTGATTAA
- the LOC131695396 gene encoding uncharacterized protein LOC131695396: MFYLILVLLNLLLLESINFIYCAATEIQFERFEQQLGFHLTNFSGLRVRKFNRTTWILDGEGEVFVDFTDEYQISLSMARSSLGNNQWNEYPVKISKNKMCSFLNEHYKEYQPYFIESTSFPRVGEEWVCPFPKGRYCVRNFAPNGAWVPSFVPSGYYRYTASIFDANDEIVLQFIVFMKMKQGYM, encoded by the coding sequence ATGTTCTACCTGATATTGGTACTGTTGAACCTGTTGCTACTGGAATCGATCAACTTCATATACTGCGCGGCTACCGAGATTCAGTTCGAACGGTTCGAGCAGCAGTTGGGCTTTCATTTAACGAACTTTTCCGGACTTCGGGTACGGAAGTTCAATCGGACCACCTGGATACTGGATGGAGAGGGCGAAGTTTTCGTAGATTTCACCGATGAGTATCAAATATCGCTGTCAATGGCGCGCAGCTCCCTAGGCAATAACCAGTGGAACGAGTACCCCGTGAAAATCTCCAAGAACAAGATGTGCAGTTTTCTCAACGAGCACTACAAGGAATATCAGCCGTATTTTATTGAGAGCACCAGTTTTCCACGCGTTGGGGAAGAGTGGGTTTGCCCCTTTCCGAAAGGGCGTTACTGTGTCCGTAACTTTGCTCCCAATGGGGCCTGGGTACCGAGTTTTGTTCCATCTGGGTATTATAGGTATACGGCATCGATATTTGACGCCAATGATGAAATTGTACTTCAGTTTATTGTGTTTATGAAGATGAAGCAAGGCTATATGTGA
- the LOC131695471 gene encoding uncharacterized protein LOC131695471: MPTSIEDLPEEMLLKIFSHLELDDRKTAGTVCRRWSTLALRCTDLQLEVDFRGPDGEDVYHRVLLASSRPYKHLVFYFGYDYAKCELLLHILARFASTVDTLKLLPNNFVPVEIEFLAKIVALCPNLKRLHVDACTFQNQSDVEVKIPPMNHLSDLYLENNLLDLREFDFRDVTPNITGLHLQIGYYSQRPQQFLQHIGPRLKELEVWFLTEDHFPSVCGMNFPLLEKVNFYCVDSSFDDCHTIEQLARFFQQCSKLKEATLRCNVNELVLGSMSQLCANLQSLCLSIEELSEECFLYLSELRSLKRLRIEDARIHAPDPNFCRPFKKLVMLTLYSVQIDDPSKFNRFACISFPVLATLELLHVCCGMNQATMFKFHSIICSSLLYLERLVLHESEKFLDLDLFFYFATLTKLRELRLKFRGLTDYICPYDTNLVFVRNLILDVVLINDACLLKLLELLPEVKRLQLSSVNGCSADGIRAARERLPLCDISVKRRVRIEERLC, encoded by the exons ATGCCGACATCGATAGAAGATTTACCAGAAGAG ATGCTGCTAAAAATATTCTCCCACCTGGAGCTGGATGATCGCAAAACCGCGGGAACGGTTTGCCGTCGGTGGTCCACACTAGCACTCCGCTGCACGGATCTTCAGCTAGAGGTGGATTTTCGTGGACCCGATGGCGAGGACGTGTACCACCGCGTTCTACTGGCAAGTTCGCGACCTTACAAACACTTGGTTTTCTATTTCGGTTACGATTACGCAAAATGTGAACTCTTGCTTCacattttggccagatttgctTCGACCGTGGACACACTGAAACTGCTGCCGAACAATTTCGTTCCGGTTGAAATCGAATTCCTAGCCAAAATAGTGGCACTCTGTCCGAATTTAAAGCGTCTGCACGTTGACGCATGTACGTTTCAGAACCAGtccgatgtcgaagtaaaaatTCCGCCGATGAACCATTTGTCCGACTTGTACCTGGAAAACAATCTGCTGGATTTACGAGAATTTGACTTTCGAGATGTGACACCGAACATCACAGGTTTGCATCTACAAATTGGCTACTACTCACAACGTCCTCAGCAATTTTTGCAGCATATTGGGCCTCGTCTAAAAGAATTAGAGGTTTGGTTTCTCACTGAGGATCATTTTCCCAGCGTTTGCGGAATGAACTTCCCGCTGCTAGAAAAAGTCAACTTTTACTGCGTTGATTCCAGTTTCGATGACTGCCATACGATCGAACAGTTGGCGAGGTTCTTCCAACAATGCAGCAAACTAAAAGAAGCAACCCTGCGATGCAATGTCAACGAACTTGTGCTGGGAAGTATGTCACAGCTTTGTGCGAATCTACAGAGTCTGTGCCTCAGTATCGAGGAACTGTCCGAGGAATGTTTTCTATATCTTAGCGAACTGCGTAGTTTGAAG CGACTCAGAATAGAGGACGCAAGGATCCATGCTCCCGATCCGAACTTTTGTCGTCCTTTCAAGAAGCTGGTGATGCTTACACTTTACTCGGTTCAGATCGATGATCCAAGCAAATTCAATAGGTTTGCATGCATTTCGTTTCCCGTGCTTGCCACGCTGGAACTTTTGCACGTTTGCTGTGGTATGAATCAGGCGACAATGTTCAAATTTCACAGCATCATTTGCTCCAGTCTGCTGTATCTGGAACGGTTGGTTTTACACGAATCG GAAAAATTCCTGGATCTGGATCTGTTCTTTTACTTTGCCACCCTCACTAAGCTGCGCGAGTTAAGGCTAAAATTTCGTGGTCTGACTGACTACATCTGTCCGTATGACACGAATCTAGTTTTCGTTCGGAATTTAATACTCGATGTTGTACTG ATAAACGACGCCTGTCTGCTCAAGCTGCTGGAACTTTTGCCGGAGGTGAAACGGCTGCAGCTTTCCAGCGTGAACGGTTGCTCGGCGGATGGAATCCGGGCGGCCAGGGAGCGGCTGCCACTGTGTGATATTAGTGTTAAGCGAAGAGTGCGCATCGAAGAGCGTTTGTGTTAG
- the LOC131695393 gene encoding uncharacterized protein LOC131695393, with protein MFCLALVLLNLLLVLESNNCFTTEVQFERFEQQLGFHLTNFSGLRVRKFNRTTWILDGDGEIFVDLTDEYQAAVSVAYSALGNNQWNEYPMKVSKSKFCSFINGAYKEYQPYFIYSTNLPSVGVDWLCPVPKGRYWVRNFAPDGDWIPSSVPSGYWRFTGVLSNANDEILIKYIFFMRIKTGYL; from the coding sequence ATGTTCTGCCTGGCATTGGTCCTTTTAAACCTGCTACTGGTACTAGAATCGAACAACTGCTTTACCACGGAGGTTCAGTTTGAGCGATTCGAGCAGCAGTTAGGTTTTCATTTAACAAACTTTTCCGGACTTCGGGTACGCAAATTCAATCGGACCACCTGGATACTGGACGGGGATGGCGAAATCTTTGTAGACTTAACCGATGAATACCAAGCAGCGGTGTCAGTGGCGTACAGCGCCCTTGGCAATAACCAGTGGAACGAGTATCCAATGAAGGTCTCCAAAAGCAAGTTCTGCAGTTTTATTAACGGAGCATACAAGGAATACCAGCCGTACTTCATCTACAGCACCAATTTACCATCCGTTGGGGTAGATTGGTTATGTCCCGTTCCGAAGGGTCGCTATTGGGTGCGAAACTTTGCCCCAGATGGAGACTGGATTCCAAGTAGTGTTCCATCTGGTTATTGGAGGTTTACGGGTGTGCTATCTAATGCCAATGATGAAATTTTAATTAAGTATATTTTCTTCATGAGGATTAAGACAGGATATTTGTGA